Proteins from a genomic interval of Nostoc sp. TCL240-02:
- a CDS encoding Uma2 family endonuclease, translating to MIAQPETKHYTVEEYLELEIASDIRNEYRDGEIIPMTGGTPDHNDITSNLVAILKATLRGKPYRVFILDQRLWIPGANLYTYPDVMVLPKPLELQTGRKDTVVNPCFIAEVLSKSTQNYDSPAETLCERGEKFVAYRKIPTFQEYLLIDQYRIHIEHHVKTAAHQWLFSEYDDPTVTLSLSTFELQIQIAELYENIDFSNV from the coding sequence CCTCCGATATCCGCAACGAATACCGTGATGGAGAAATTATCCCTATGACAGGTGGAACCCCAGACCATAATGATATTACCAGCAACCTTGTGGCTATCTTGAAAGCCACATTGCGGGGAAAGCCATACCGTGTATTTATCCTGGATCAACGACTCTGGATTCCCGGTGCAAATCTCTATACTTACCCTGATGTGATGGTTCTGCCCAAACCCTTAGAACTTCAAACTGGACGCAAAGATACTGTGGTGAACCCCTGCTTTATTGCTGAGGTATTGTCTAAGTCCACCCAAAACTACGATTCTCCTGCGGAGACGCTATGCGAACGCGGCGAGAAATTTGTTGCCTATCGTAAAATTCCTACCTTCCAAGAATATTTACTGATCGATCAATATCGCATACACATTGAGCATCATGTCAAAACAGCCGCTCATCAGTGGCTATTTTCAGAATACGACGACCCAACTGTCACCCTTTCTTTGAGTACCTTTGAGTTGCAAATTCAAATTGCAGAACTTTACGAAAATATTGATTTTTCAAACGTTTGA